A stretch of Sinimarinibacterium sp. NLF-5-8 DNA encodes these proteins:
- a CDS encoding peptidylprolyl isomerase translates to MTAAQAADPVRVLLQTTEGNITLELDADKAPKTTANFVQYVNDKHYDGLVFHRVIEGFMIQGGGYDKNYVQRDTRAPIENEAKNGLKNVRGSIAMARTGDPHSASSQFFINHGNNSFLDYPGQDGWGYAVFGKVVDGMDVVDKIATAPTAGGRPFGRDMPVKQVVIEHATVIK, encoded by the coding sequence ATGACCGCTGCCCAAGCTGCCGACCCTGTACGCGTGCTGCTGCAAACCACCGAAGGCAACATCACGCTGGAACTGGATGCCGACAAGGCGCCCAAGACCACTGCCAATTTTGTCCAGTATGTCAACGACAAACACTATGACGGCCTGGTCTTTCATCGGGTGATCGAAGGCTTCATGATCCAGGGCGGCGGTTACGACAAAAACTACGTCCAGCGCGACACCCGCGCGCCGATTGAAAACGAAGCCAAAAACGGCCTGAAGAACGTGCGCGGCAGCATCGCCATGGCGCGCACCGGTGACCCACACTCGGCCAGCTCGCAGTTTTTCATCAACCACGGCAACAACAGCTTTTTGGACTATCCCGGCCAGGACGGCTGGGGTTATGCCGTATTTGGCAAAGTCGTTGATGGCATGGACGTGGTGGACAAGATCGCCACCGCACCGACCGCAGGCGGTCGCCCGTTTGGCCGCGACATGCCGGTCAAGCAAGTGGTGATTGAACACGCCACCGTCATCAAATGA